The following proteins are encoded in a genomic region of Ascaphus truei isolate aAscTru1 unplaced genomic scaffold, aAscTru1.hap1 HAP1_SCAFFOLD_952, whole genome shotgun sequence:
- the QPRT gene encoding nicotinate-nucleotide pyrophosphorylase [carboxylating], with amino-acid sequence MMMTSDDFAFLLPRPRLQQLARDWLAEDAPWLDIAGWAAARGGRGAQEEFLLLCKSAGVLAGGPFFQAVCEEAGCSVAWERAEGEWLEPVTQVATVRGRLSDVLLAERPALNALSRVSGVATRARDVSQRARVTGWSGQVTGTRKTTPGFRLAEKYGLLVGGAGTHRYGTSDLVMLKDNHVWAMGGVTEALVGVRSLAGCTLKVEVECRSLEEAQEAAEAGADIVMLDNLTPESLHAAALSVKSRFPGVLVEASGGVSLSSLEQYLSPHVDIVSMGCLTQGPQSVDFSLKLARGLRVRPLTSDPGADL; translated from the exons atgatGATGACCTCTGATGACTTTGCGTTCCTCTTGCCCCGTCCCCGCCTGCAGCAGCTGGCCCGTGATTGGCTGGCGGAGGACGCCCCCTGGTTGGATATAGCGGGGTGGGCCGCAGCCCGGGGAGGGCGGGGGGCTCAGGAGGAGTTCCTGTTACTGTGCAAGTCTGCGGGGGTCCTCGCGGGGGGGCCTTTCTTCCAGGCGGTCTGTGAGGAGGCGGGGTGCAGCGTGGCGTGGGAGCGGGCAGAGGGGGAGTGGCTGGAGCCGGTCACACAGGTGGCAACTGTCCGAG GCAGGCTCAGTGACGTCCTCCTGGCAGAGCGCCCTGCTCTGAACGCCCTCTCACGGGTCAGTGGGGTGGCCACGCGGGCGAGAGATGTGTCTCAGCGGGCGAGGGTCACCGGGTGGTCAGGACAGGTGACCGGGACCAGGAAGACCACGCCCGGATTCCGATTGGCAGAGAAGTACGGGCTGCTTGTGGGCGGAGCTGGAACCCACCGATACGGGACCAGCGACCTGGTCATGCTAAAGGACAACCACGTGTGGGCCATGGGCGGAGTCACcgag GCCCTGGTCGGGGTGCGCTCTCTCGCAGGCTGCACTCTGAAGGTTGAGGTTGAGTGTcggtctctggaggaggctcagGAGGCGGCCGAGGCTGGAGCGGACATTGTCATGCTGGATAATCTAACTCCTGAG TCTCTGCACGCCGCTGCACTCTCGGTGAAGTCTCGTTTCCCGGGGGTACTTGTGGAGGCGAGCGGGGGTGTCTCTCTGAGCAGTCTCGAACAGTACCTGAGTCCTCACGTGGATATTGTCTCTATGGGATGTCTCACTCAAGGGCCACAGAGCGTCGACTTCTCCCTCAAACTCGCCCGGGGCCTGAGGGTCCGACCTCTAACCTCTGACCCTGGGGCTGACCTCTGA